GATCACGCGCCGTTCGGGCACGCCCTTGGCGCGGGCGGTGCGGATGTAATCCTGCCGCAAGACCTCCAGCATGGCCGAACGCGCAAGTCGCGCGATGACACCTGTCGCAACCGCCGCCAGCGCAAGCGCGGGCATGATCAGGTGTTTGAGCAGATCGGGCAAGTCTCCGCCGCCATAGATCGCATACATGCCTGACACTGGCAGCCAGCGCAGGTTCACCGCGAAGAGAAGGATCATCATCATGCCAAGAAAAAAGGACGGCACCGAGATGCCGATAAGAACCACGAAGGTGATCGCCTTGTCGGCGAAGCCATACTGGCGCGCAGCGGAAACCACCCCGGCAAGGATTCCAAGCAGCGCGCACAGGACAAAAGCGGTGCCCGCCAGGATCATCGTGGCATTGAACCGTTCGAGGATTTCGTCAAGCACGGGCCGGTTGAGCGAGAAGGAACGCCCGAAATCGCCGGTCAGCATATTGCCGAGCCAGATGACGTAACGCTGGACCATTGGCTTGTCGAGGCCAAGATCGCGGTTCAGCTTTTCGACATTTTCAGGGGTGGCGTATGAGCCAAGGATCGCTGTTGCCGGATCGCCGGGAATGAGCGACATGATCAGGAAAACGATGATCGTGATGCCCAGAAGAACGGGTATGGCCGAGATCAGACGTTTGATTATGTAGCTGCCCATCTCTGCCCCCCGGTTGGTTTGTTTCCGGGGCCGGCAACAACCGGCCCCGGAACTACAGGCTTAGTTTTTCACGACGCCCTGCAGGTGCAACAGGAACGACGGCTCAAGGCCGAAATTCTCGACCCGGTCACTTGTCACGGCGTTCTGTTTCCAGTTGGCCACGAACACCCAGGGGGCATCTTCCTGCACGATGGTCTGCATCTCGCGGTATAGCCGTGCGCGCTCGTCCTGATCGGTCGCCGTACGGGCCGCTTCAAGCAGTTCATCCACCTTCGGGTTGGCGTAGTAGCCCGAGTTGAAGCCGCCCTTGTCGGGCCATGCTTCTGACCGAAGCGCCAGATAGGGCAGCGTGTCCGGATCGTTGGTCATCCATGCCATTTCGGCCATGTCCGCTTTACCCTCGAGCCCAGGGTTCACCTCGCCCAGGAACGTGTTCCATTCGTAGGTTTCGATCTTCACGTTCAGACCCACGGCCTGAAGATCGGCTTGAATGGCGGTGCCCATCGGCACCGGGTCAAGCATGCCCGAACCACCCTCGGTCACGAAAAAGGTCAGTTCCGCACCCTCGGCACCCGCCTCGGCGATGAGCGCCTTGGCTTTTTCAGGGTCATAGGGATAGGGATCAAGCGCCTCGTTGTAAGCCCAGGCAAAGGCTGGCGGTGTCGGACCTGCGGCAACGGTGGCCGTACCTTCCAGCACGTCGTTGACGATCGCTTCCTTGTTGATCGCATAGTTCGCAGCCTGGCGCACACGCTTGTCAGCAAACGGGCCTTCCTTGGCGTTCAGGATCAGGAACCACACATGCGGGCCGGCCTGTTCGGCGACGCTGAAGCCATCGCCCTGGAACTGACCCAGCGACGTGGGCGGCACTTCGACCATCATGTCGATGCCGCCTGCCAGCATCTCGGCTACGCGGGTGTTGGCGTCGGTGATCGGGCGAAAGACCACGGCCTGCGTGCCCGCCACTTCCCCCCAATAGGTGTCATTGCGCTCTACCACGACAGCTTCGTTCGAGCGCCATTCGGCAAACTTGAACGGTCCGGTGCCAGAGGGATTACGCCCGAACTCCTTGCCATGCG
The window above is part of the Ruegeria pomeroyi DSS-3 genome. Proteins encoded here:
- a CDS encoding ABC transporter substrate-binding protein; its protein translation is MTPLSWSRRGLMAAVGAALVAGGLSGSASAQTPPGVLIVGQIAEPKSLDPAAVTAVNDFRILVNVYEGLTRYKSGTLEVEPALATGWDISEDGTEYTFTLREGVSFHDGTPFNAEAVKFNFDRMLDENHPFHDTGPFPLSFFFGAVEKTEAVDDMTVKFTLNAPYAPFLSNLAYPTGLMVSPTAVEAHGKEFGRNPSGTGPFKFAEWRSNEAVVVERNDTYWGEVAGTQAVVFRPITDANTRVAEMLAGGIDMMVEVPPTSLGQFQGDGFSVAEQAGPHVWFLILNAKEGPFADKRVRQAANYAINKEAIVNDVLEGTATVAAGPTPPAFAWAYNEALDPYPYDPEKAKALIAEAGAEGAELTFFVTEGGSGMLDPVPMGTAIQADLQAVGLNVKIETYEWNTFLGEVNPGLEGKADMAEMAWMTNDPDTLPYLALRSEAWPDKGGFNSGYYANPKVDELLEAARTATDQDERARLYREMQTIVQEDAPWVFVANWKQNAVTSDRVENFGLEPSFLLHLQGVVKN
- a CDS encoding ABC transporter permease translates to MGSYIIKRLISAIPVLLGITIIVFLIMSLIPGDPATAILGSYATPENVEKLNRDLGLDKPMVQRYVIWLGNMLTGDFGRSFSLNRPVLDEILERFNATMILAGTAFVLCALLGILAGVVSAARQYGFADKAITFVVLIGISVPSFFLGMMMILLFAVNLRWLPVSGMYAIYGGGDLPDLLKHLIMPALALAAVATGVIARLARSAMLEVLRQDYIRTARAKGVPERRVIMGHALRAAMVSIIPVLGIQAGFVLSGAVYIEIVFQWPGVGRMLVDAILKRDLLLVQGGVVFVAACYVLFNIAVDVAQSLLDPRIKT